The genome window TTCCGCATCGTGTTCAGGATCTTCGATAACATGAAGCTTCCAGAGCAACAGACTGAGGCAAGTCAACATCAGCACTGAAACCTGTCCTAGAAGATAATGAGACATCCATTTCAGAAAGTGTCACCAGCACAGATATTGTTTGGAAGGGGACTCTCTCTGGCGTTCACATAATCATATGGTAGCACTCCAGTATCTCCATGCCAAAGATGGAAATATGGCTGATGTTCTATTTTGTATCTTCCCACAGAAAGCGGAGTGGATGACCACCACCTGCAATCATGCACTTTATGCTATCTGTGATGTTTTCACACAGTACTTTGAGTCTCTCAGCGATGTTCTGTTAGATGATATCCTCTCTCAGCTCTACTGGTGTGTGCAGCAAGGTGAGTGTTCGATAGACACGGTACATTTGCAGGACATTTTACAGTGACCCTGTTGAGAAAACAACATTGTTCAAAATGCTGAAGACTAGAAGATTTTGTGTGTAGGCAGTTCATTGAAATGCATATGTGAATTATGACTTCAGGTCATGAGCTCTCTTGCTCATCTCTCCTCACAGATAATGAGCAATTAGCAAGATCAGGAACTAATTGCCTTGAAAACGTGGTCATCCTCAATGGTGAGAAGTTTAACGCTGAGACCTGGGACAAGACCTGCAACTGTATGCTAGACATCTTCAAAACCACCATCCCACACATGTGAGTGTTCACATAAAGCTCTTTCTTTTCAGAATTGATGGTTTACTCTTTTCCTAAGAGATCGTTTTATGAAAGAAATGTTAATAGTTTCccttttatataaatgtgtaaaaaagtaatccgttactccattaaaaaaaaattgtagtggCTTTATTAGAATGTGAACTCTTTAAGGACAAGCCTTGTCTTTATC of Carassius auratus strain Wakin unplaced genomic scaffold, ASM336829v1 scaf_tig00048091, whole genome shotgun sequence contains these proteins:
- the LOC113088996 gene encoding brefeldin A-inhibited guanine nucleotide-exchange protein 1-like, with amino-acid sequence MNVAPEDRVWVRGWFPILFELSCIINRCKLDVRTRGLTVMFEVMKTYGHTYEKHWWQDLFRIVFRIFDNMKLPEQQTEKAEWMTTTCNHALYAICDVFTQYFESLSDVLLDDILSQLYWCVQQDNEQLARSGTNCLENVVILNGEKFNAETWDKTCNCMLDIFKTTIPHM